TTGAGTTCTGTCCCTGTGCACCTTTTTAAAATGAGCCTAATTTACCAGCTGACCCCGAGAGAGTTGTAAATGTTCAAAAGTCTGTCATAATGCCAGGTTTTATTACACTTTGACCAGATGTTGTCCGCTGCCTCTGCTGGGGGTTTTCCTGGGAAGGCAATGCAGGAGAATATTTGTTGTATTTCCTCATGCCTTtttcaaaaatacatacatgttGTCAGAAGGAACAAAATCCAAtatgacagagagaaagaaatgagaaATAAGGAAACAAAAATCCTTCCTGGCTGGTCATTCTGGAAAGCACCTCCATCATCATGCTTTGTTACATAAATAGATCAGCTTCACATCTGCCAGATTTGAACATGCAAGAGCAGGTAGTGTGTTGGATAAGAAGTCATATCACTTTCTGACTCCTCTTCCATCCTCCCTCATTCTCACCAGGTTTGGCCCATCCGAGGTTCCGTATCGGTGACCAGGAGTTCGACGCTCTCCCCGCTTTGCTAGAGTTCTATAAAATCCACTACTTGGACACCACCACCTTAATAGAACCCATCAACAAGTCCAAACACACCTCCTTCATCAGCGTCGGCCCCGGCGGCCCCCCGCCGCGCCTGGAAGACGAGTATGTTCGAGCACTTTTCGATTTCCCTGGCAATGACGAGGAGGATCTCCCGTTTAGGAAGGGTGATATTCTCCGAGTTCTGGAGAAGCCAGAGGAGCAGTGGTGGAACGCCCAGAACTCTGAAGGCCGGGCGGGGATGATCCCAGTGCCGTACGTTGAGAAGTACCGACCGGCGTCTCCGAGTTCGGGGGCGGGGCCCGGCGTGCCTGGGGGACCGCCGGGAGGAATGCCGATGCTAGGGAACTCTGACGGCTCTGCAGCCCAATCCGGCGCTCCGCTGCTGGGAGACCCCAGCCAGTACGCCCAGCCCACCCCCCTCCCAAATCTCCAGAATGGACCTGTCTATGCTAGGGCCATACAGAAGAGGGTGCCCAATGCATACGACAAGACAGCCCTGGCTTTAGAGGTAAATATAAACGTGTGTATTGTGTTTTGTCTTGATTTCATGCATCCTCTTAACGTGCTGGAGGAAAGGAGACGGTTAGTGAAGAAGAATATAGGACCAGCCCTTTTAAGCTTATCAAGACTGAGCTCACATTCTTTCGCTTTCTTCCCTATTGTGCTTTTGACTATTTCTTCCTCACTATGTGTTGAGCAGGGTGAAGCGGAATCAAGGTCAGAGAGTGCTCAGCCAGCTCTCTGTGTAGTTTTCTAGATAATCTGGTCATTTAATATCTCTTCTGCAGAGATCAGTCCAGTGACATTATAAAGTCTGCCCAAAATGTGTACTAACTCACTGGCGTTCTCTTTCTGGACTAGAAAAGAAAGATAATTTCAGTCTAATAGGGTACCCCAATATGAAAACTGCCATTAAGTTCTGCTCCTTGCTCGCGGTGGCTGGGCTGTTAAACTGTCCGGAAGCGAGAGCGGGGCTCCCACGGAGCAGGTCGTTGGGGGAAGGAAATAGTTTGTGTTTGGGAACAGGACCATTTCCTCTGGTCTCTGTGAAGCCAGGAGTCAAGCTGAGCCAGGAGTGGGACTGCGAGGCAGGCTAGTCGGAGTATGCTCTTGTCTCTCCTGCCCTGCTGGACTGTAACGCTAAAGATACCAATACAGATCCATCCTTGGACTCCTCAAATCTGTACccttttcttgcttttttttttgtgaagtcAAACCTcaagcctgctgctgctggatgatTTGTCTTTCTCCAGCTTATTTGTCAGCTAGGGGAAACTTTGGTCTGTTTTAAGTTTGCTCAGTTACATATGACGGGTAGATCCTTTTGTATGAGTTGGTTTCTGGCACTCCCACCTGTGGTAGACCTGTCTGGCTTTGACCTATGTGAGGCTGCTTGTTTCCTCCACTCTAGTTGGGTAGTAGTGACTCAGCAACGCGGCACTGGACAGTTAATAATTAGCTAACATTTCCTTGTTCTTTATCTTCAGTAAATGAAACCAACTAACTCCTAAATCACATATTAGTTTAATTTCATTGTATATACCAGCTGCATCTGTGTCTTCATAACATTTTCATGTCCATAATGCTGTTACTTGTTTTCTAAATTCTGAGACACAGAAAAGATTTCAGCATCATAAAGTTGTGGCAGTGGTTACAGGCTATTACAACATTGGACCTAAACTGTATTTTCGCTCTTTGTGAAGATTCCAGTCCGTGCATATAGTTGATAAAGATAAAGGCATAGGACATAATAACATCCCTGCAATTTTAATCAGTCCACTTCAATAGCCATCAAGCAAAGTAGGGGGGCTATtaacataactttttttcattagcgatgaatctgcagattattttctcgattaacgggtaattgtttgttttatgaaaTGTCAATTAAGTTCTAAAAATGATCCATCACACTTTCCTAAAGCCTAAGGTGAAGTCTTCAAACTAGGGcttcctcgaccaaagaaattcttagttgacaaACACTCATACGActttgtcgactaatcaattagttgatttaatcaacagatctataaaactgagtttctccacaaagaatcacacaagaGCACTATTTtatatcttgtgtttaccagagatgtgctcatgagtttcttggaaataagtcattcagcatgacaaaagcataaaaacaactgactaagaccaaaacgacagatCAACTGGTCAACTAATCTTttctttcccctttttttttttttttttggtttaagtaattgactaagagggggcagccctacttcAAACCACAGTTTCTCTCCagagtccaaaacccaaagatattgctgatgatttatttatcattgattGAGTCAGCTCTAGCATACAGACTGAGGCTTATTCTGTTcagtttttgtgtcaaagaggtatttcttcaactgtgtggtaattttgAGGCCAAAGCTTGTGGTGATGCTGTATTCAACTGCATCATATTGGTGTTTATGGCATTTTTccctatatactctatataggGATCCAAAATGGCACCAGATCCACTACATCAACAAATGGCTGTGACCAGTATGTGTCTGTGGCTTGttacataataatgataaagtcTTCATACTTTTCACCATACAGACACATCAGCACCTCTATTTAAAGAATCCTCAATGTAATGCCTAAGGATGCCCTGAGTCGATACTAAGGTCTTTTTGAATGCTTTGGTACCTGCTGTATAAAGACTTATTCATTACTAATCCTTTGCTCGCTGTACTTCAGGTAAATTTTTTGTGGAAAAACGCCACAGTTTGCTCCGTTAAAACATTGTTTCCTAACGCTAACAGAGTTGCGAACGAGTGACCCGCAAAACACACATAGCTAAGCAAAGTCACTTTGAgttgatgctgttttttttaaagttttgaaGTCATGTTTGAAGCAAAGATGCCCAATATTCCCTCaaatgtagggatgcaccaatccgactttttcagtcccgatattagggctgtctattggcaagaatctgtcGATACGATACgaatcatgatacaggggtaacgattcaatatattgagatatatcgtgatttaaaaaaaaaaaaaacaccagtgtttaattaataagctgtatgcctcactgtgtggaagtgactagGATCATTCtattatgtgtaaggcaacatcaggcttcacTTAAACATTGATATCCtaaatttgtaaaacaaaacatgacaaataaatacatagatatacatttactgaattgtaatttatcattaaaataataaatcgcacaccagcaacttggtaaaaaaaatcttcaaaattggtcaaaacttaaacagcaattcaaattccagtaaataatgtatatagtgtataaacatagagttgaattgaatagatcggccccattgtcaccgatacccgatccagctatatAAGTCACTATCAGttcgatatctgatccggtatcggtgcatccctactcaaATGTGAGAGTTGATGCTCTTTGTCTGACGTGATTTCAAACTAAAtatgtttgggttttggactattAGACAGACATCAAAATGTAAAAGACTTTGCACAACTCTTCTCCAGTACACTATGTACACTTTATTCAAACATGTCAAGCTGTCTCCTTCAGAGTGGTGTCTGAGATTGTTTCCGGTTTCCTTATATACAGCCCATTGATCAGTTCTGTGACTTATGAATCACCATACCTAGGAAGTATACATAACAACATTATCAtcatctttttaaaaataccaTATTAAGTCCTAGTGGATTCTCAAAAATTCCTGTTCTTTGATTGGAAATATAATCTAGTGGTGGGACAAAACAAAGctatttgaagacgtcaccttcgacatttttcactattttttacaatttgatagaataaatgattaatcaaaaagACTGTGGGTTAGTCGacaatgaaaacattttctaGTTGCATATAAAACAATTTAGGACTATACAAAATACTAAAGGAAATCATTGAAGGAAATGCAGAGCCCTTTAACTGTCGAACATACCTAAATGACTTCTCTGATTTCATTTTAAGTGTGCACTGTGCAGCTGCATTaggtgggaaaaaaagaatacaaaaaaatcaaagctCTTGCatcagcagcagaaaaaaacccTCAGTTGAGTCATGCTGCCAGTTACACATTTAACACAAGGAAGATTAAGTCTTAACTGGTAACGGGTCATCAAACTGATACTGAGCCCTGGAGGAGTGTCAGAGTGTAAGCTTTGAGCGTGCCCTCACAGCCTTAACCCCTGACTAGTCAGTCGTCAGTCACATCGACATGAACTTTGGAACTGTCTGTTAGTCCTTGTTTGCTCAGGTTCAGTGACACAGGAACAGCCACTCCTCTGCCTGTCCAGGTCAACTGTAATCACGCATGCTAGCACCtgacagtagggctgcaactaacgttACATTTTCTGGGGtttatttctcatttaatttccattaatcatttagtctatagaatgtcagaaaat
The Sebastes fasciatus isolate fSebFas1 chromosome 7, fSebFas1.pri, whole genome shotgun sequence genome window above contains:
- the crk gene encoding adapter molecule crk, with the protein product MAGNFDAEDRGSWYWGRLSRQEAVSLLQGQRHGVFLVRDSITSPGDYVLSVSENSKVSHYIINSISNNRQSGPGLAHPRFRIGDQEFDALPALLEFYKIHYLDTTTLIEPINKSKHTSFISVGPGGPPPRLEDEYVRALFDFPGNDEEDLPFRKGDILRVLEKPEEQWWNAQNSEGRAGMIPVPYVEKYRPASPSSGAGPGVPGGPPGGMPMLGNSDGSAAQSGAPLLGDPSQYAQPTPLPNLQNGPVYARAIQKRVPNAYDKTALALEVGDMVKVTKINVNGQWEGECKGKRGHFPFTHVKLLDQHNAEDELS